One stretch of Zingiber officinale cultivar Zhangliang chromosome 6B, Zo_v1.1, whole genome shotgun sequence DNA includes these proteins:
- the LOC121988811 gene encoding ethylene-responsive transcription factor WIN1-like isoform X2, with the protein MVQSKKFRGVRQRHWGSWVSEIRHPLLVWLGTFETAEEAARAYDEAAVLMSGRNAKTNFPVPLRADAAAHKALSEALSAKLRKAAPAPALTCLRLDTEKSHIGVWQKRAGSGEASSWVMTVELGNSPAPGHAMPPPMLGADYVQQASSSSSSSSSSAVEVGEATMDEENRLALQMIEELLNRSRPSHAGDDVGEDSFFL; encoded by the exons ATGGTACAGTCCAAGAAGTTTCGTGGAGTGAGGCAGCGCCACTGGGGCTCCTGGGTCTCTGAAATCCGACACCCTCTTCT GGTGTGGCTGGGCACGTTCGAGACGGCGGAGGAGGCGGCGAGGGCGTACGACGAGGCGGCGGTCCTCATGAGCGGCCGCAACGCGAAGACTAACTTCCCCGTGCCGCTGCGCGCGGACGCGGCGGCGCACAAGGCGCTCTCGGAGGCGCTCAGCGCCAAGCTGCGCAAGGCCGCGCCGGCGCCGGCGCTCACCTGCCTCCGCCTCGACACCGAGAAGTCCCACATCGGCGTCTGGCAGAAGCGCGCCGGATCCGGAGAGGCCTCCAGTTGGGTCatgaccgtcgagctcggcaACTCACCGGCCCCCGGACATGCAATGCCACCTCCCATGTTAGGAGCCGACTACGTCCAACAGgcctcgtcctcctcctcctcctcctcctcatcagcCGTGGAGGTCGGAGAAGCGACAATGGACGAGGAGAATCGGCTGGCCTTGCAGATGATTGAAGAGCTCCTCAACCGGAGCCGTCCCTCGCATGCCGGTGATGACGTAGGTGAAGACAGCTTCTTCCTCTAG
- the LOC121988811 gene encoding ethylene-responsive transcription factor WIN1-like isoform X1 → MVQSKKFRGVRQRHWGSWVSEIRHPLLKRRVWLGTFETAEEAARAYDEAAVLMSGRNAKTNFPVPLRADAAAHKALSEALSAKLRKAAPAPALTCLRLDTEKSHIGVWQKRAGSGEASSWVMTVELGNSPAPGHAMPPPMLGADYVQQASSSSSSSSSSAVEVGEATMDEENRLALQMIEELLNRSRPSHAGDDVGEDSFFL, encoded by the exons ATGGTACAGTCCAAGAAGTTTCGTGGAGTGAGGCAGCGCCACTGGGGCTCCTGGGTCTCTGAAATCCGACACCCTCTTCT TAAGCGCAGGGTGTGGCTGGGCACGTTCGAGACGGCGGAGGAGGCGGCGAGGGCGTACGACGAGGCGGCGGTCCTCATGAGCGGCCGCAACGCGAAGACTAACTTCCCCGTGCCGCTGCGCGCGGACGCGGCGGCGCACAAGGCGCTCTCGGAGGCGCTCAGCGCCAAGCTGCGCAAGGCCGCGCCGGCGCCGGCGCTCACCTGCCTCCGCCTCGACACCGAGAAGTCCCACATCGGCGTCTGGCAGAAGCGCGCCGGATCCGGAGAGGCCTCCAGTTGGGTCatgaccgtcgagctcggcaACTCACCGGCCCCCGGACATGCAATGCCACCTCCCATGTTAGGAGCCGACTACGTCCAACAGgcctcgtcctcctcctcctcctcctcctcatcagcCGTGGAGGTCGGAGAAGCGACAATGGACGAGGAGAATCGGCTGGCCTTGCAGATGATTGAAGAGCTCCTCAACCGGAGCCGTCCCTCGCATGCCGGTGATGACGTAGGTGAAGACAGCTTCTTCCTCTAG
- the LOC121988810 gene encoding beta-glucuronosyltransferase GlcAT14B-like translates to METKPPQPPTAQHLSQQWRRKWVVPLLASFFLSSLLISAFLFSSSSSSSFAAISLSRQALLLFSFSQIASPSYEDSLFVESKLHQLSQSSSSGRSVPRLAYLISGSSGDGLSIQRTLRALYHPTNQYVLHLDLESPAVERLDLATAIRGDPVYARFGNVRVVTRANLVTYRGPTMVANTLHAASILLKESGDWDWFINLSASDYPLITQDDLLYTLSSLPRDFNYIEHTSDIGWKEFHRARPLIIDPGLYSLQKADVFWVTEKRGLPSAFKLFTGSAWMMLTHQFIEYLIWGWDNLPRTVLMYYANFLSSPEGYFHTVICNAPEFRNTTVNHDLHFISWDNPPKQHPHFLTLDDFSGMVDSNAPFARKFGRDDPVLDKIDKELLGRDPGGFIRGAWHDRLKKNSSNDQHYIIKTVADLRRGPGAQRLKALITSLISADGFSERHCV, encoded by the exons ATGGAGACGAAGCCGCCGCAGCCACCGACGGCACAGCATCTGTCGCAGCAGTGGCGGAGGAAGTGGGTGGTGCCCTTGCTCGCctctttcttcctctcctcactCCTCATATCTGCCTTCCTgttctcctcctcttcgtcctcaTCCTTCGCCGCCATCTCCTTGTCTCGCCaggcccttctcctcttctccttctcacAAATCGCCTCCCCGAGCTACGAGGATTCGCTTTTCGTCGAGTCCAAACTCCACCAGCTGTCGCAGTCCTCCTCCTCGGGGCGGTCGGTCCCCCGCCTGGCCTACCTCATCTCCGGCTCCTCCGGCGATGGACTCAGCATCCAGAGGACCCTTCGAGCGCTTTACCATCCGACCAACCAGTACGTTCTGCACCTCGATCTCGAGTCCCCGGCCGTGGAACGGTTAGATCTTGCGACGGCTATCCGGGGCGACCCCGTCTATGCTCGCTTTGGTAACGTCAGGGTGGTCACTCGCGCGAACCTCGTCACTTACCGAGGTCCCACCATGGTTGCCAACACCCTCCATGCCGCCTCCATTCTCCTCAAGGAGTCCGGCGACTGGGACTGGTTCATTAATCTCAGCGCCTCCGATTACCCTCTCATCACGCAGGACG ATCTACTCTACACACTATCAAGTTTGCCTAGAGATTTCAACTATATTGAGCACACTAGTGACATTGGATGGAAAGA GTTCCACAGGGCTAGGCCTTTGATTATAGATCCCGGGCTTTATAGCTTGCAGAAGGCGGATGTGTTCTGGGTTACTGAAAAAAGGGGTTTACCTTCTGCATTCAAGCTATTTACTG GCTCTGCTTGGATGATGCTTACACATCAGTTTATTGAATATTTGATATGGGGATGGGACAACCTTCCAAGAACAGTGCTAATGTATTATGCGAACTTTCTCTCATCGCCTGAAGGATACTTCCACACAGTAATCTGCAACGCTCCTGAGTTCCGCAACACCACTGTCAACCACGACCTGCATTTCATATCTTGGGATAACCCTCCAAAGCAGCACCCACACTTCCTAACTCTAGATGACTTCTCAGGCATGGTAGATAGCAATGCTCCGTTTGCAAGGAAGTTTGGCCGAGATGACCCAGTACTAGACAAGATTGACAAGGAACTCCTTGGCCGTGATCCCGGTGGTTTTATTCGGGGTGCATGGCACGACAGACTAAAAAAGAATTCTAGCAATGATCAACATTACATTATTAAGACAGTTGCTGATCTCAGGCGAGGGCCAGGTGCTCAAAGGCTTAAAGCTCTAATAACCAGTCTTATTTCGGCAGATGGTTTCAGCGAGCGGCATTGTGTTTGA
- the LOC121988812 gene encoding adenine nucleotide transporter BT1, chloroplastic/mitochondrial-like — MADKRLQAVEKNSGGFLQPFPELGFSWNIQPFHDLSFSWNIHDSSYPSGGLFASVSQMGVGFGVSSKCPDVTPEAGFQVVGTPDEATEDVTNYVEEVLAKKKKSILKVRIKVRNPHLRRLLSGGIAGAVSRTCVAPMETIRTHLMVGSNGNSTTEVFQNIMKTEGWKGLFRGNFVNVIRVAPSKAIELFAFDTAKKFLTPKEGEQPKLLIPPSLVAGAFAGVSSTLCTYPLELLKTRLTIQRGVYDNLVHAFVKIIQEEGPAELFRGLTPSLIGVVPYAAANYYAYDSLKKLYKKAFRKDEIGNVATLLIGSAAGAISSSATFPLEVARKHMQVGAVGGRQVYKNMLHALLSILEQEGIGGLYKGLGPSCTKLVPAAGISFMCYEACKKILIDQEDA, encoded by the exons ATGGCGGATAAGAGATTGCAAGCGGTCGAGAAGAACAGCGGCGGGTTCCTTCAACCTTTCCCAGAACTGGGCTTCTCATGGAATATCCAACCTTTCCATGATCTGAGCTTCTCATGGAATATCCATGATAGTTCGTATCCCTCCGGTGGCTTGTTTGCAAGTGTTAGCCAGATGGGAGTTGGATTTGGGGTTTCTTCAAAATGTCCTGATGTGACACCTGAGGCAGGTTTTCAGGTTGTTGGGACTCCTGATGAAGCCACAGAAGATGTGACCAATTATGTTGAAGAAGTTTTGGCTAAAAAGAAGAAAAGTATACTGAAAGTAAGAATTAAGGTCAGGAATCCTCATTTGAGAAGATTGCTTAGTGGAGGAATTGCCGGGGCAGTGTCGCGGACTTGCGTTGCACCCATGGAAACAATTAGGACACACCTTATGGTTGGGAGCAACGGGAACTCGACGACAGAAGTTTTCCAGAATATTATGAAAACGGAGGGGTGGAAGGGTCTGTTTCGTGGTAATTTTGTCAATGTCATCCGTGTTGCTCCTAGCAAGGCCATTGAG TTATTTGCTTTTGATACTGCTAAGAAGTTTTTGACTCCTAAGGAAGGTGAACAGCCGAAGCTTCTGATCCCCCCCTCGTTGGTTGCTGGGGCATTTGCTGGAGTCAGTTCAACCCTATGCACATATCCTTTGGAGCTACTGAAGACACGACTAACCATACAG AGAGGTGTGTATGACAATCTTGTACATGCATTTGTGAAAATCATACAAGAGGAAGGCCCTGCAGAGCTCTTCAGAGGTCTCACTCCAAGCCTCATAGGAGTCGTGCCGTATGCCGCTGCTAATTACTATGCTTATGACTCCTTAAAGAAACTATACAAGAAAGCCTTCAGAAAAGATGAAATAGGAAATGTTGCCACACTTTTGATTGGTTCCGCAGCTGGTGCTATCTCAAGCAGTGCAACTTTCCCTCTCGAAGTTGCAAGGAAGCATATGCAGGTCGGAGCTGTCGGCGGTAGGCAGGTCTACAAGAATATGCTTCACGCTCTTTTGAGCATACTGGAACAGGAAGGGATCGGGGGACTTTATAAAGGCTTGGGACCGAGCTGCACGAAGTTGGTACCGGCTGCCGGGATCTCATTTATGTGTTACGAGGCTTGCAAGAAAATCTTAATCGATCAGGAGGATGCATAA
- the LOC121988813 gene encoding uncharacterized protein At2g34160-like, with amino-acid sequence MEEITEKVNNLSVNSDIHKKNRIQVSNTKKPLFFYVNLAKRYMQQHDEVELSALGMAISTVVTITEILKNNGLAVEKKIATSLVEVKDDTRVRPLQKAKIEILLGKTANFDELMAAATNERDGGEDQ; translated from the exons ATGGAAGAGATCACGGAAAAGGTTAACAATCTGAGTGTCAATTCTGATATTCACAAGAAGAATAGGATCCAGGTCTCCAATACGAAGAAGCCCCTTTTCTTCTACGTCAATCTCGCAAAG AGATACATGCAACAGCACGATGAAGTGGAGCTCTCGGCACTTGGAATGG CCATTTCAACTGTAGTAACGATTACAGAGATACTCAAAAACAATGGGCTTGCAGTTGAGAAGA AGATCGCAACTTCATTGGTCGAAGTGAAGGATGATACAAGGGTGCGGCCATTGCAGAAGGCAAAG ATCGAGATTTTACTTGGGAAAACAGCAAACTTCGATGAGCTTATGGCTGCTGCAACAAATGAGCGAGATGGTGGAGAAGATCAGTAG